The genomic region TATGTGGTCTTTGAATTATTTTAGGGAAGGATCACAAAGGTTCTGAATATGAAGCCACCAGAGGTAGTGCACACATCAGCCACCATTTCACAGCATTTTTATGCTTTCCGAAAATGACACCCTCTCTTCTTTCAGATCCTTGCCATGATTGAGGAGGCAGCAGGCACCAGGATGTATGAATGTAAAAAGATCAGTGCTCAAAAAACCATTGAGAAGAAAGAGGCTAAACTGAAAGAGATTCAAACTGTATGTCGCATCCTGTCTCATTTCTGAATAATgtgtgttcattttaaaattcttttttaaCAAATGTTGGTAAAACTTGATTGGCTTTCAGATTTTGGATGAAGAAATTACACCAACCATGCAAAAGCTTCAAGAGGTGAGGTGATATTGCCGTAAACAATAGTGAATATCAGCCGTTAACTTTTATTCTATTTCATGAGTTATTCCTCCCCTAAACCTCTGTTTGTCTCCAGGAACGATCATCGTACCTGGAGTACCAGAAGCTGATGCGCGAGATCCAGCACTTATCCCGGCTGTATGTTGCCTGGCTTTTTGTGTGTGCAGAGGAAACTAAGCTGAAGTCTGCGGACAATTTAAAGGTGATGCAGGATAACATCACCAAGATGCAAGCCTGCATGGCTGAGAACAAGTGCAAAGTAAAGGAGCTTACAGCCCAGATCCAGGAACTGCAGAAGAAAAAAGACCAGGTGGGTTTAGAGGGTTAGCTTGAAACATGAGAGGAACCATTTTCAATGTAGGATTGTTGTTAGTATGGTATTTTCAGTTTTTATGCTAAAGTTAACTTGTTTGAGGTCTTGGttgtgtttttcctgtttcctccacTCAGAATTCTTTGACTGGACTAAACATCCAATGCTCTCCTAAATCATCTGTAATTGCCAGTAGATTGCATTGTCCACATTTCTAACTTAGAAGAGCATTACTTCAGAACCTTCCTTAAGAGGTTTTGGTATGTACGGGGTCTCAGCACATTCTGTCTCTGTGCAGTTGATCTGTCATTTTTGCATCAGACCCTAAGCTTGTGTATTTCAAACTGACCACACAGTTGGATGTACTGTAGCAAGTTCACACTTCACACAGTTCACAGGATACGAACAGAATGTAAAGTGAATAAGTTAACCCTCACACATTTTCTTTTCATGTTGCTGGGGAAGATTTCAAATACTTGGCGTATTAATGTTACACAGTGGTTGGCATGTCGTCGTCATCATCATCTTTTGGCTGCTTCAGTTTTTGCTCAGGCTCACCACATTGCATCTGGAATAATGCTGGACACTTATTCAGCACGAGTGTTAAGCCCAGTGcctttcctgatacaactccaaatGTATATGGAGCTTGGTGCACACAGTAGTGGTGTAACATTTTCATAGTTGACCTGTGTGGACATCCCCCACGGTTCGGGGTGCATATGAGCCGCAGTTTAATTGTGAAGTTAACGTAATGCTATGAGATGCATATTTATTGTTATAgtgacagtaaataaataaatctaggtCCAAACTAGGTCCCGTCCTGAGCCCTCTGATCTGAGCGCTGTGTGTGGAACATGCATAGTAGAGGTGGTGCAGGGTCCACAAAGCTTTTGGCGAACCCCATCACATTTCCCAACTTCTGCGGAGTGGTCTGCCTGCTCACGAGGATCAGTGTCCTGAAAGTATAAATaaagacattattattattacatagacatactcatcttttaaaaaaaaaaaaaaaatggttaactTAGTTCTGCTTTGCTTtatttgtttctctctctctctctctctctctctctctctctctctctctctctctctctctctctctctctctctctctctctctctctctctctctctctctctctctctttaactTTTTTCACAACCATTGTTTTCATTGCTGTTTCAAAtttaaaataaacagaaaagcaaactGATGTGATTTGAATAGTTTGCATTTATCAGTGATGAGTCACTTGCATttcacataaaaaataaattaatacataTATATTGTGAAAGCTTCCCTTCAGGATCCAGATTAGTCTGACTTAATTTCTTTACATTTTTTCACTTTGACTTGTATTTTTGATGCATGAAAGTTGTTCTGAAAAATTGttgtattgttgttattataTCAAACTTGTATAAAGACATGCAATTTTTAGACATATATTGGAACTCACAGTTGCTTCCTTCTATGTAGGAGGTGAATGGAGTGCTGAAATCACTTGAGGAGGCACTAGCTGAGGTGCAACGTGTGGACGCCAAAGCACAGAGTACACTTGACCTGAAAAAACAAAATCTTAAAGATGAAACCAAGAAGAGGAAAGAGCTCATCAAGACTATGGAAGAGGTAAGGACTATGGAAGGGATTTGGAATTCAGATGAACCACTACGGAACTTTTTCAAACCAAAATACATGGACTAAAAATGTGAGTGATTTCACAGCTGTTGCATGATCACACCACTGCTATTCTGTCATTGCTCTTCTTCACCATCTTAAGGACAAGAAAATGCTCGAGGTCAAAGAAAAGGAGGTTTCTAAATTGACTGAGGCACTTCAGGCTCTGCAgcaagaaggccagaaggagagcACTGCCCTGGAGGCTGCTGAGCAGCATTTCCGGGCGGTGTCTGCAGGACTCTCCACAAATGAGGATGGAGAGGAGGCCACGCTGGCCGGGCAAATGATGGCCTGCAAGAATGACATGAGCAAAGCAGATACAGAGGCCAAACAGGTGAGGAGatggtgcatatatatatatatatatatatatatatatatatatatatatatatatatatataattttaaagCTACTGATAATCAAAATAGCATCTTCGGTTTAGAGTTTTTGCCTGTGAAGTCTGAGTTTGTTCAGTACTGTTATTTTGTAATTGTCTTGACATTGATTTCCATTATTGTTGTCATCTGTCCTCCCTCCTCCTGTGCAGGCCCAGATGACCCTGAAGCATGTGCAGGCTGAGCTAAATACCAAACAGGCAGAAGTGAAAAAGATGGACAGCGGTTACAAGAAAGACCAGGACGCCCTGCAAGCCATCAGAAACAGCAGGGAGAAACTACAGGCTGAGTTAGCCAAACTCAACTATGAAGGTTTGTGTGACAGATGGCAAATAGCTCATTTTCGTATGTGGTTATATCAGGTCCAACAgtaagtgtgtgtctgtgcagaTGGAAAGGAGGAGAGCCTGCTGGAGAGTCGAAGACAGTTATCCAGAGAAGTCGCCAAGCTTAAGGAGACCTACGAGAATCTTGTGTCGCGTTTCCCAAACCTGCGCTTTGACTACAAGTAAGAACGCGTTGAATATCCAACTTTTTAACTCCGTAAAACCTGAGTGGTCCTCAAGGGTATCCAGGGCCGTGTAATTTGTGTTTGCAATGTTTCATAATCATGATCACCACCAAAATTACAATTATATGaccatcatggaaagaaaaacaacacaaagCAAAGCATGAAATTTTCTGTTGTTGCGACCTCTGGAAAAGTCCTAACAAAGAAGCGCTGTGTGACAGCTTGCACGTAATGTTTTCCTGCAGGGACCCTGAGCGAGGATGGGACCGCAGCAAAGTGAAGGGACTGCTGGCAAACCTGATCACAGTCAGTGATGTCTCTTACGCTACAGCACTGGAGGTTGTAGCAGGAGGACGGCTTTATAACATTGTTGTTGACACAGAGGTATGTGTTCACCACACACCTGTATGTTCATTTAAGACAAGAATGTTTCTATTTGTTTTGCGTAATGAGTTGTCTGAAGTGGTTCCTGTGTTTGCTAGGTGACTGGTAAAAAGCTGCTAGAGAAAGGAGAGCTGCAGCGACGCTACACCATCATTCCGCTGAATAAGATCTCTGCCAAGACGCTCCATGAGAATGTGGTCAGCAGCGCCAAGAAGCTGGTGAGACaacacttccttttttttttttttttttttttttaaggtttggtTCACATTGACATTGAAGGGTTTTGGCCAATGGCCCAGAGAGCCAATAACTTGGTTTAAAATTTACAGTTACACTTCGGATTTATTGGCTGTCTTTTGAAAGGTGATGTgggctgtaaacacagatgctgcatataagaaaggtcagaaccGATTGTATGTCTTCAGGAGGctcttctatgctgtagtgtgttgaggcagcaggctgaaggtagctgacacaaacagacccaacaagctcatcaggagagctggctctgttgagctggagtctggtggaggtgtcagagaggaggatgttgaggaaactgctcagcatcctggacaacacataCCCAAacaaagaagaataattttaaatatctaacatacaacaaaaaaatacactcGCCCACAAGAAGGCTGTACTCGTCCTGGCGTGCCGGCCAGTGAGAATGTGAGTCCCTAAACATGAAGGTTTTTAATACATGAGAAATTTCAACAGACCTTTTTCTGCTGGCTGCCCGCCCGGCCAGTGAAAAGAGAAATGACCTGACTTGAAGACCCAAAACCTACTCTCAGGTAGAGctgcaatgattaatcaattattaaattaATCCCCAACTATATTGATCAtcaattaattatttttaatccAAATTCTCTGGTTTTGCCTTATTAAATGTGAACTTTTCTCAGTTTCTTGTCTTCTCTCCGACAGTACACTGAATATCTTTAAGTTGTGGAAAAAATTAAGACATTTGATGACATCTTCGGGTTTGGGAAACACTGATCAACATTTTTCTCAGATttctgatattttatggtctgaacaaTGAATTGATTCATccagaaaataatcaatagaTTAATTGGTAATGATTGTCAATCGTTGGTTGCAGCTCTATTATAAAACATGTCAAATTTTCTGTTCTGTGTTTTGAGTCTCAGGAAGAGTTAAAGCTGTGTGCAAGATTTTCTTTCTTAATTCCTCCCCCTGCCAATAGATACCAGTTTAATTTCTGGCACTTTATATGCTTTAAATATTTAGGTTTAGTTTTCCcttttgatttttaaaatataCTAAGGGATTAGTCAACTAATCAGAAAACAATTTATAGGTTAATTGATGAAAAATAGTCATTAGTTGAAATAGTCATTAGCTGTTTGGATCCCCTGCCAGAATGGCTTTAATTTTGAGCAACCCCAAAAATGTGTGTGTGGTCTCTAAGATGTTTTAAGGATCAGCAGGAGCCCTGCATTTTTCTCACCCTTTGAGTTCTTGAAACATGGAGGAGGTCCTGGGACCAACGGGTGCTCATCCTCAGGTTCCGTAGCATGGAGGGATGCACAGCTCCCTCTGGGTGGGACACGGGTTACTTCTCCAAGCTGATCTGgtacccattcacagctgggtAGATTGGGACAGTGCAGATTAGGTGTCTTATCCAAAGACACAGTCAGGTGGCGTGACTGGGGATCAAACCGAGGTCCACATATTGATATTTCTCCTGTCCCACTAAAATGTGATGATACTTAGAAGTCCATTATGCTGATGGACTTTCTCCCCGGTTTCCTGTGTTTTCTTTGTCTTCTTCCAGGTGGGAGGTGACAACGTCCACACTGCTCTGTCTCTAGTGGGCTATGAGGCTGACCTGCGTAAAGCCATGGAGTACGTGTTTGGATCGACACTGGTTTGTGACACCCTGGACAATGCCAAGAAAGTGGCTTTTGATAAGCAGGTGATGACCAAGACGGTCACTCTCGGAGGCGACATTTTTGACCCTCAGGGAACCCTGAGCGGAGGTGAGGGCCTGAGAATCCATTCTTGCACACGCAGTTCTTCACGGAGAGTGCAGACTTCTTCACGAGCTTTCTCTTTCAGGAGCTCGCTCCCAGTCGGCATCGCTGCTGTCTAGTCTGCAGGAACTAAAGGAGGTTCGCGACAGCTTGAATGACAAAGAAGCCCAGCTTCAAGAAACTGAACGACAGCTAGCCAGCCTGAAGGCTACCGCGGAAAAGTACGCAGTGAGCCGTTTTAAATACTCGGTGTAGAGTTCTACTCCAGATTGAATCCAAGTACTTTCTACCTCCCTCTAGGTACAGACAGCTGAAGCAGCAGTATGAGCTGAAGGTGGAGGAGGAACAGATTCTGCAGACAAAGCTGCAGCAGAGCGCCTTCCACCAGCAACAGGAGGAGCTGCAGAGGCTACGCAAGGCCATCGGTCTCAATGCTAACACGTGCAGAAAATCACATTTCAGAATTGTTTAGTTTCTGTAGACGGTCAGGCGTCAGGAAAGTGACTCACTCAGGTTCACATGTGCACCGGTTTACTAATAGttagtcactgctttttcttaaCCAGAGGAGAGCAAGGAGACTCTGCGCGTCACCAAGGAGGTGCAAAAGCGAGCTGAAGAGAAGTACAAAGTTCTGGAGAACAAGATGAAGAATGCTGAGGAAGAGAGGGAGAAGGAGCTGAAAGCCGCCCAGCAGAAACTCAACGCAGCCAAGGCCAAAGCCAACACCTTCAACAAGAAGCTGAAGCAGAAGCAGCAGGTAAACGCACAGTCGAGTCCTCGCAGCTTTCAATAAGTTTAAATAAGTGCAACAAATAGATGGAGGCCGTTTGTTTTGTGTTCTTGTCCTGTGGGTAGGAGTCTGAGGCGGTGGCCCTGGAGCTGGAGGAGCTGCGCAGGGAGCAGGCCGGCTACGAGCAGCAGATCCAGGCTGTGGACGAGGCCATGAAAGCCATCCAGGAGCAGATAGACAGCATGTCGTGCACGGTGTCCCAGAACAAGGTGAGACTGAAAATTCAAGAGATGTGGCCCATTATGGTGAGACTGTTCTTACCCACGTAACTGCAGCACTAAAGAAACCAACGTGTAGTGGAGCTGGTCAGAGGATCGTTTTAACAGTGAATTCTGTCTGGTGGTGTTCAGGAGGCCGTGCGAAATGCCCAGGAGGAGTTCGCCAAGCAGAAGGAGGTGATCATGGCTCAGGACAAAGAGCTGAAAGTTAGTACAATCCCAACTTTATGTTTGTGTCTTTTCATAATTTAAAGTTGACAGgcgttttgattttgattttgttgcAAATCAGAGTGGGAAAACTAAAAAAGttcacctttgaccccaatgactgacctttgttGAATTTGACCTCACCTAGCTAATTCCAGAACCTACTTCCAAATGTGAGCTAATTTTGGTTCGCATTGGAATTAAAAACATGCATATTGACATTTGATTCCCAATGGCTGACCTTTGGGAAATTTGAGCTTTTCTGACCATCGGAGTGGGAAAAAaagttgactttgacctttgccaaaacaaatcctTTCAGGGCAGTTTCGGGCTCAGCCTTCCTTCGCATGTACCACGTCTACTGggaatgaggcaaatgggagcaaACAGACAAGTGTTTCTCAAATTATAGAATGATTTTTGTGTTACCACAGAAATATAATCACTAAATTTCAACACAAAGTAAATTTAGTCTATTCTGTGTAAAACCGAAGGGGACCAATTGTTTTAATGTCAGGATGGCTTTAACAATTTTCATATTGAACGGGAAAAGGATTGATTTATTTACTTCAGGTTCTTCATCATCTAATCTCATTTTAACAATTACAAAATGTGTCTCCGGCTGAATGTTGCAGGGGAAAAGTGCGGAGGCCAATAAAATAATGGAACAGAACAACGAAGTCCAGCTAAAGATCAAGGAGATGGAGCACAACATTAACAAACACCGCAAAGACAGTCATGATGCTGCTGAGAaggtacacagacacacacacagaaccccCGCACATCAGATTTGTGACTGTTTCATATAAAAATATGGATTATTCCACTTAACACCCTCTTGACTTTTTTTCTCTTCCAGGTGAATCGGATGTTGGAGGAACACGACTGGATCCAGTCAGAGCGGCAATTCTTTGGGCAGCCCAACACATCTTATGATTTTAAGGTCAATAACCCTCGTGAGGCTGGCCAGCGCCTGAAGAAGCTGGAGGAGACCACCAGCAAGCTGGAGAGGAATGTGAACAAGAGGGCCATGAACATGCTGAATGAGGCAGAAGAAAGGGTGAGGACAACAGAACCAACGGCTTCAGTCCCAGTTTAGCTTTCACATGTTTTAAACTCCATGCCATGACCTTCCTTCTCCTGTAGTATAACGacctgatgaagaagaagaggattGTGGAGAATGATAAAGCTAAAATCCTGCAGACTATCGAGGAACTGGACCAGAAGAAGAACGAGGCTCTAAACCTGGCATGGCAGAAGGTGTGTACCAACACTACCTCACTTATGGGGACTAGTTCTTTTCTAGAAGAGACCATGTGTTTCTGTGACTGGCCTGACCTGAAGCCCCATAATGACACATGCCTCTGATGAAATCACTTTTTCTGTGACCATGATTTCATTTGACACAACCAACATAACGACTGACGGCCACACAAATATTAACATTTATGGGGGTGATAATGTGCAAAATTGTTCATTATCATTCATTGATCATTTATTGTTGCATCAGGCTGgattttcatgttaaacatcctctAAGTTCCATGGTTCCACATctgtacatgggtgattctttaactacgggcactattggccttgtaaatgtaatttccaccacaccattgccttacaatataaagcgccttggggcaactgtttgttgtgatttggcgctatatacatgtgctctgatgtcactgtttatctccatagaaactacccaaacaatctttcatacaaactgtttagggacattacagtgttgtggtggaaattacagcaatagtgtgggacaactacattttgtttaaaaaaaatcacaacagttgtatgacattgaataccccaattatgttttgattattttactgatattttattcagagatattttaaaacattagaaaaaaaaacgtttctttaccattcatttttatcattgaagatcaaaagtctgggtgtgggacaagcacaaaacggcaatatttgcatataatgatgctgaaaaaagttgaaaaagtcatcatagactactagaacaaatttcttaacacactttcattgtaaagataagaaTAACCCACATATAGAAGCTAAATTTAGAGACATgtgcagggattaaagttctctgtcgctaTGATGGGTTTCCTTCAActgggctgccaaaaggcagaTTAACACTGATGCCGTCCTGATGAAAAGGGTTGGATGCAAGATGTAAAATTTCCTACATTCAAAAATATTTTagaatctctgttttttttggggggggggggggggggggtttgtttgtttgttttgttgttgttgtttctttcccCCTCCGGGCAGCgagtctctgtctctgtcctgtCTGCACTCTGGTGCAGGAGGAGGGGGAGGTATGTTTGAACATCTCACACAGCAAGCGGAGCACGaagttttacacacacatttttttacttttcttttcttccaaagtctgctctgagtgtccTCACTGTGGTTAAGCTAAACACACAGCTGCAGACCCACagctgtgttgcaggcatccattttgaatggatgcctgcatcacatttcaaaaaaattgggacagggcaacaacaaaactgggaaagttgatgaatgcctaaagaacacctaattgaaaacaggtgagtgtcatgattgggtgtaaaaggagcgtccccaaaaggctcagccgttcacaaggaaagatggggtgaggatcatcactttgtgagcaactgcgtgaaaaaatagtccaacagtttaagaacaatgtttctcaacatttaaatgcaaggaatttatggattccatcatctacagtccataatataatcaaaagattcagagaatctagagaactttctacacatatgcggcaagactgaaaaccaacattgaatgcccgtgatcttcgatccctcaggtggtactgcattaaaaaccatcatcattgtgtaaaggatcttactgcatgggctcaggaacacttcagaaaacctttgtcagttaacacagttcatcgctacatctgcaagttaaaactctaccatgcaaagcgaaagccatacatcaacagcatccagaaatgtCACCTTCTttgggcccgaactcatttgaaatggacagacacaaagtggaaaagtgtgctgtggtctgatgagtccacatttcaagttgtttttgt from Thalassophryne amazonica chromosome 15, fThaAma1.1, whole genome shotgun sequence harbors:
- the smc2 gene encoding structural maintenance of chromosomes protein 2, whose amino-acid sequence is MHIKSIIIEGFKSYAQRTEINGFDPLFNAITGLNGSGKSNILDSICFLLGISNLSHVRASNLQDLVYKNGQGGITKATVSITFDNYNKSQSPLGFETHDEITVTRQVVIGGRNKYLINGVNANNTRVQDLFCSVGLNVNNPHFLIMQGRITKVLNMKPPEILAMIEEAAGTRMYECKKISAQKTIEKKEAKLKEIQTILDEEITPTMQKLQEERSSYLEYQKLMREIQHLSRLYVAWLFVCAEETKLKSADNLKVMQDNITKMQACMAENKCKVKELTAQIQELQKKKDQEVNGVLKSLEEALAEVQRVDAKAQSTLDLKKQNLKDETKKRKELIKTMEEDKKMLEVKEKEVSKLTEALQALQQEGQKESTALEAAEQHFRAVSAGLSTNEDGEEATLAGQMMACKNDMSKADTEAKQAQMTLKHVQAELNTKQAEVKKMDSGYKKDQDALQAIRNSREKLQAELAKLNYEDGKEESLLESRRQLSREVAKLKETYENLVSRFPNLRFDYKDPERGWDRSKVKGLLANLITVSDVSYATALEVVAGGRLYNIVVDTEVTGKKLLEKGELQRRYTIIPLNKISAKTLHENVVSSAKKLVGGDNVHTALSLVGYEADLRKAMEYVFGSTLVCDTLDNAKKVAFDKQVMTKTVTLGGDIFDPQGTLSGGARSQSASLLSSLQELKEVRDSLNDKEAQLQETERQLASLKATAEKYRQLKQQYELKVEEEQILQTKLQQSAFHQQQEELQRLRKAIEESKETLRVTKEVQKRAEEKYKVLENKMKNAEEEREKELKAAQQKLNAAKAKANTFNKKLKQKQQESEAVALELEELRREQAGYEQQIQAVDEAMKAIQEQIDSMSCTVSQNKEAVRNAQEEFAKQKEVIMAQDKELKGKSAEANKIMEQNNEVQLKIKEMEHNINKHRKDSHDAAEKVNRMLEEHDWIQSERQFFGQPNTSYDFKVNNPREAGQRLKKLEETTSKLERNVNKRAMNMLNEAEERYNDLMKKKRIVENDKAKILQTIEELDQKKNEALNLAWQKVNKDFGSIFSTLLPGATAKLAPPQGCGVLDGLEFKVALGNTWKENLTELSGGQRSLVALSLILAMLLFKPAPIYILDEVDAALDLSHTQNIGQMLRTHFRHSQFVVVSLKDGMFTNANVLFKTKFVDGMSTVTRTALSQSDAYLSRKGQEKACQKDKRPKQLIS